The following proteins come from a genomic window of Rhinoraja longicauda isolate Sanriku21f chromosome 4, sRhiLon1.1, whole genome shotgun sequence:
- the rbm12bb gene encoding RNA binding motif protein 12Bb — protein MAVVIRLQGLPVSAGTLDIRHFFSRLTIPDGGVHIIGGELGEAFIVFATDEDARLALMRSGEILKGNRVKLTLSSRNEMQNIIEMSRKRYPRSNEMSNSGRLGSNNIDTSGLDNISSTLAANLVSAMQQGISRGAFHPSDIGNSNIDNYSSRMDPMMSGNMSPVALSPQNIPLGAAHSMSAFFGMTSRAMGNSSDNFNGSGTVDLSADSAYNQMREPRTSFNSDNVYLRLNGMPYSTTEQHVRDFFRGLQIDDIRLVKDYWGMNTGEGFVRFSSAWDAAEGLKYHKKYMGLRFIRVVRATEFEWLAEMEDSQPDKNQGRSPPQEENYFHSRRRSRSPRRRRSRSRSPYDEDYYVQLKNMPYGVSKRDVQSFFNELNIADDQIYFIYDISGKSTKEGFVKFKNAVEHRKALRYHKVCIKNRAVYVYPIAKNAMLELIDNIKQKARDKSEYKIENKWYQARHETHSSMRLYLYIRNLPFDVSKSDIRKFFKGFGVSDYWIQLLVDSNGIGLGEAVVKFKTEDEVVRAECFDGKKLGGREILLKPISSREMLELGVSSVHEKTKGQKERDYVGCYSSGGDHSLSIDMHESAEPSSSLGSVPSMQRSRYSQEEGSHGRFDTGNGNFGGYTGGGYNSGYQGKMGMSSAKAVVKAFNLPFKISVDEILDFFYGYRVIPDSVTVQYNDKGLPAGDAVIAFETVDEAMAAVRELNEKPIGKRNVKLSLI, from the coding sequence ATGGCTGTGGTCATCCGCTTGCAGGGGCTCCCAGTTTCTGCAGGAACCTTGGATATTCGTCACTTCTTCTCTAGATTAACCATTCCTGATGGAGGGGTTCATATTATTGGTGGTGAACTGGGAGAGGCATTCATTGTATTTGCTACGGACGAAGATGCTCGGCTTGCTTTGATGAGGTCGGGAGAAATTCTCAAAGGGAACAGAGTAAAGCTGACGCTAAGTAGCAGAAatgaaatgcagaatataattgAAATGAGCCGTAAGCGATATCCACGCAGCAATGAGATGTCCAATTCCGGACGGCTGGGATCGAACAATATTGATACAAGTGGGTTAGATAACATATCTTCTACACTAGCTGCAAACCTGGTTTCAGCTATGCAGCAAGGAATCAGCAGGGGTGCATTTCATCCCAGTGATATTGGAAATTCCAATATAGACAACTACAGCTCGCGCATGGATCCCATGATGAGTGGTAACATGTCCCCAGTGGCATTATCTCCACAGAATATTCCACTTGGAGCTGCTCATTCTATGTCTGCTTTTTTTGGAATGACGTCCAGAGCAATGGGTAATAGTTCAGATAACTTTAATGGCTCTGGTACAGTGGATCTCTCTGCTGATTCAGCTTACAATCAAATGCGAGAACcaagaacatcttttaattctgataATGTTTACTTGCGTCTGAATGGCATGCCCTATTCTACAACAGAGCAGCACGTAAGAGACTTCTTCCGTGGTTTACAAATTGATGACATTCGTCTCGTGAAGGATTATTGGGGTATGAATACTGGTGAGGGTTTTGTTCGATTTTCCAGTGCTTGGGATGCAGCAGAAGGATTAAAATATCACAAAAAGTACATGGGCCTAAGATTTATACGGGTTGTTCGAGCTACGGAGTTTGAATGGCTTGCTGAGATGGAAGATAGCCAGCCTGATAAAAACCAAGGTCGCTCCCCTCCTCAAGAAGAGAACTATTTCCACTCCAGAAGACGATCAAGATCACCACGCAGGCGCAGATCAAGATCGCGTTCTCCTTATGATGAAGATTATTATGTGCAGCTGAAAAATATGCCCTATGGTGTCTCAAAAAGAGATGTACAAAGTTTCTTTAATGAGCTGAACATTGCAGACGATCAGATTTATTTTATATATGATATTTCTGGTAAAAGTACGAAGGAGGGCTTTGTGAAGTTTAAAAATGCTGTTGAGCATCGTAAAGCTCTCAGGTATCATAAAGTGTGCATTAAAAACCGTGCAGTTTATGTTTATCCCATTGCCAAAAATGCCATGTTAGAGTTGATAGACAATATTAAGCAAAAAGCAAGAGATAAGTCAGAGtataaaattgaaaataaatggtACCAGGCAAGACACGAAACTCATTCCTCAATGAGGTTGTATCTTTATATCCGTAACCTTCCTTTCGATGTCTCCAAATCTGATATTCGTAAATTCTTCAAAGGTTTTGGTGTGTCTGATTATTGGATCCAATTACTTGTTGATAGTAATGGCATTGGATTAGGGGAGGCTGTGGTCAAGTTCAAGACTGAGGATGAAGTAGTAAGGGCTGAGTGCTTCGATGGTAAAAAGCTTGGTGGAAGAGAAATTTTGCTAAAGCCAATTTCATCGCGAGAGATGCTTGAACTTGGTGTCAGTTCTGTGCATGAAAAAACCAAAGGTCAGAAGGAACGTGACTATGTTGGTTGTTATAGCAGTGGTGGTGATCActcattgtctattgatatgcatGAATCAGCGGAACCTTCCAGCAGTTTGGGTTCTGTACCCTCCATGCAAAGATCAAGATACAGCCAAGAAGAAGGATCTCATGGACGGTTTGACACCGGAAATGGGAATTTTGGAGGCTACACTGGAGGAGGATACAattcaggctatcaaggaaagaTGGGAATGTCCAGTGCAAAGGCTGTTGTGAAGGCCTTTAACCTTCCTTTCAAAATCTCGGTTGATGAAATATTGGATTTCTTCTATGGCTATCGTGTTATTCCAGATTCTGTCACCGTACAGTACAATGACAAGGGTTTACCAGCTGGAGATGCTGTTATTGCGTTTGAAACAGTTGATGAAGCAATGGCTGCTGTCCGGGAACTGAATGAGAAGCCAATAGGAAAAAGGAATGTCAAACTAAGTTTGATTTGA